The Oncorhynchus clarkii lewisi isolate Uvic-CL-2024 chromosome 23, UVic_Ocla_1.0, whole genome shotgun sequence genomic interval tttaatatttgttctatcttttcagggggatgaaattgaaattgtaaacATCTCTGCAATGCTTGTTCAAAAAAGAGACACTTGAAaaacgtttcatcttcaattaattgaaaatgagacatggcgatctgcacaaaggcaaaaaggtcatttttaaacaatggatgagcttttcttagtaatctacctGAGAACCATTTAGGTTTCAAGTAAAACTTCTGTGTAAGTGAAGCTTTTATAGAGAGGtatagtgcttttatatttaatcatCTCAACCCGCTTTGTCTGGTTTAGCAGCCCAGATAGaacaaaatattttttgctcGTATTATTTGAAAAACTGGTCATCAGGAGTAGGCTAAGTAAGTgtgtaaactgagatatgactaaggggTTCATCAGTGTAATATTTCCATAAACAGAGACGTATTTACTTCTCCATGGTTGCAGGCACTTGTCTATTAATactagttttctattgaaatttgTTGTGGAGAGCTCATTTCTATCTTTTAATGATATGAATAACAAGTGTGTCTATTTCACCGTTAGCCCATTCTTTAGGTAAACTGcaaggtaatgtaaaagttgtatttttataaagatccaatacgtaatattgtacacttatcataattaggttttagtccagagtccagaaaagttatctagatcttcaatgagacattgcagggatcgaGCTTATTTGACCAATATGAAAATgtgtgcactcactactgtaaatcactctggatgagaacatctgctaaatgactcaaattaatggtcaattaccaCAAGACCGGCAGCGATTGTGagtgactgatctacaaataataatgagttatttatgatgcaaggttcTTTCTAGATCAGTCAGTTGACAGTCGCCTGCACTGTCAGCTGCAATTGCGAACAAGCCCATTGAGTTGGCTGTGTAGCAAACAGTGTTGATTTATTGGTCCAGAAAGCTGCATATAATGTGCATTACCTGCAATACCTACCTGACCAAGGAGAGAAGTGGTGTATTCTGTTGAGGGAATCTGTACTTTATACAATTGTAATGTGTTGTTGTCTCATGTAACTAggtctggataagaacatctactaaatgactaaaaagtaatgtaaaatgtattctgtgactaatataatatataaattatattatatttGAATATACGGTTGGGTAAGTTACttttaaatgtaatccgttacagttacgagttacctgtccaaaattataATCAGCAACGTAATTTGTGGATTACCCCATTctcagtaacataatctgattactttgATTACTTTTCCCTTAAGAGGCGCAGGCTAGCGATTTTCGTCATTAATCTTTTTCTGGAGGCAGTTCTGCAGAGCGGCCAGTAGCTGGCACAGCCAGAAAATCAGatgattttattattttgttgtcatggaggactgattgagCTCATTGcgtcgagttgaaaaataaatgctgctttTGGAATGGCATGCATTGAGCACTACCGAAAAGTGCTATTTGCAGATGAACAATTAATGCCATGTGcagcatttgctataggcctattgttaacTTTTTTGTtcgtgacactttgatatctcgaTAATTTGCAGCTGTGGAAGTCTATCAGAAGTGCGCGAGTTTGCGCATTTGTGGTTAGGCCTATGGACTTTGTGGGGGGTGGGGAATCAGTacgaattagattgagcaataaaagccctaCTCGTGGACTTCTTAAATTAAACAAGTTTTTGGAGCACTACAACACGGTTCAGTTCAGAAGAGAGGAACTCCCTTAAATTTTATTCCATAGTTTGGGATCCGTACTGCGGCTGTTGCAAGAGAGCATTGttccactggctgtccactgggcgcaaaaacaatgattgataggtaGCTTAATCTTCTTCAATTTAACcattattgggttaaaatacacatatacatttgtgaacagccatcaacaacaaccacaatcggTACGGAGCAAATagttaaatgagagagcagcCTATCCGCACTATTtatgtgagctgttggctagagcacacctGCCAATACCAGAGTAGACACGCTCGCTATAactaatttttttgttgtttttgagaAAACCATAAGTAATGTTGAAAATGCGATGGCaacatttaatttgtatttttttattaggtacatgggaatttaaccgcaaaatgtatttttatgtgcactacgtcatcacgcacagacTTTTATCCACacgtcaatttgatggaaacacatctctagTGAAAAAATTTGCATATTGTTTTATACCGATTTTTTTATAcctgcatgaaaatctgttgccaattgaaTGGAATACATATCGAggatcttattctggtgacatgatcatcgatgtttggctgccgtttgacaaataaaaataacctCGCtcctgtccataataatctcatcatgtgtAGACTATACCTGCAaccgtttttgtgacaaaactatagGAAGAGTTGAAAATGGGATGGAAACATATTGAATTTTTGATTTTTATTCGATACATGAAAACTTCAACTGAAAAAGTACAATTTGTGTGCACTGTCATCAAGCACAGATTTTTATCAGCAAAAAGCATATTTGGTGAAAACACCACTGGTTGGAAAATGCACATATTTTCTTATGTGGGTTCTAGAGTCTTCCCATTAAAATCTGTCACCACTTGGATAAAAACCTACCTATTCAGAAAAAAATaagtgtcaaatatttttttcgcAAACATCCCTTCTGAATTGAAAAGTAATCCTAGAAGTAATGTTTTCAAATATATGTAATCGGATTAAATGTataatgtaacggattacatcTAGTTTTATTGTAATCCGCTACTCTCCAAACCTGATGAAAAATATTAGGCATATACACTACTCATACTGCACATTATATTAGCCTACCATAATGCCGGATTTCACCTTTTTCTCGTGAGCAGCATGGGTCCTAACTTCTGCAGCGGGCAGCCCCTCCTCCTCAACTGTCCTTCTGTCCGCTGCCATCGGATCCATTATTTTTCCGACAGATCGACATTCACTGTCCTCCTCCGATTTGTCCGTTAAGGTTAGCCCCGCTGCTGTCCCCTGTTTCTCCGTAAGATTTACCGACGGTCCTGATTTAGCTAATCCCGTTTTCACATCCTCTCTCCCGGACTGCGCCAAAGATCCCTCCCCTGAGTGATCCGCTTTGGATGCAGCAGAGCcagaggcagagacagtagaAGTATCGTTGGTGCTGAACAATGCTGTCACCAGAATAATAGCGAACAGCGTGAAAAGAATAGCAGGCAATATAAAACTTAATTCCATTGTTGCAGACTGAAAGCGAGTCGACTTTTCGAGCCAGCAAAATATCACCCGTTTGTCCTTTTGTCTTCTATTTTTGTCTGTTATAAAACATGTAGGCTCTACAGCCTATACCGGAGAAATACCGTTAAAAAAGCCTCTCCCTGGTATCCTCACTCATGCAATTGTCAGTCGGTTTGCCTACCCTGCATCCCGTTCGCTTTGTTGCTGTAATATTAGCCTGCCGACAACCGTGTCCACTGTAGCTCCGAGACAGTAGTGGGAGAAAAAATGTACTGTACTTTGATCGCCTTGACACGCCTCGAAACGAAACGTAATTTCCTAAGGCCACGCCTCCATAGCTAATACTTTAGGTAAGCTTCACCCAAGTAGCACCAAAACACACAGGACAGGATAAATAGGGTGACCATCACATTGCAAGCTTCTCACTTAGTTGGTGCTTTACAGGTAATCCTATCAGTGGAAAGTGAGCATACTTGTGACccgtggcgattttagcatgtaaatattgcatgccagcaaagcaacTACACAACAcgaatacatgaattgcactataatggtgcccacaaactgttatggcctacataaagctgtcccgacACCTTACTGAATTATTGCCCCGCTACATCGGGCTATCAGTGGAGCCTcaggcagcgaaacagttcattacagccttgagtcttcttgggtatgacgctacacgcttggcacacctgtatatggGGAGTTTCTACGaatgttctctgcagatcctctcaagctgccAGGTTGGATCGGGagggtcgctgcacagctattttcgggtctctccagaggctctggctgggccagccactcaaggacattgagacttgtccggaagccactcctgcgttgtcctgttggaaggtgaaccttcacctgctctggagcaggttttcatcaaggatctctcatgCTTTATgcaacagcatacaatacatattTTTGGACTcactgttgtgctgtgctcacttgaacaggaaggttgGTCCTtcttactccatatattttcctgACACCCGAAATAGTCATTACATtgtgaatgcttagcaggacagaacaaTGGTTCAACTCACACAATAAacacggactcactaaacaaaaatgcttcgtttgtaaattatgtctgagtgttggagtgtgcccgacAATCTGCAACTTaaaaataaacaagaaaatggtgccatctagtTTGCATAATATAAcggtattttaaattatttatattttcacttctgatacttaagtatattttagcaattacatttcgATACTTAGTTGTATTAAAAGCAAATACTTTTaggcttttactcaagtagtgctTTTTACTGGGTAACTTAATATTTATTGATTTACTTttaaaactcagcaaaaaaagaaatgtcaactgtttttttcccccaaacttaacatgtgtcaatatttgtatgaacataacaagattcaacaactgagacaaactgaacaagttccacagacatgtgactaacaaattgaataatgtgtccctgaacaaagtaacagacagtatctggtgtggccaccagctgcattaagtactgcagtacatctcctcctcatggactgcatcagatttgccagttcttgctgtgagatgttaccccactcttccaccaaggcacctgcaagttcccagacatttctggggggggaatGGCCCGAGCCCTCAGCCTCCtttccaacaggtcccagacgtgctcaatgggactgagatccaggctcttcgctggccatggcagaacactgacattcctgtcttccaggaattcacgcacagaacgagcagtacggCTGGGGTCATGTcaggtcttccctgtaacgcagtgttgagattgcctgcaatgacaagatcagtccgatgatgctgtgacacaccgccccagaccacaaCGGACCCTTCACACCAATCCcattccagagtacaggcctcagtgtaacgttcattccttcgataaacgcgaatccgaccatcacccccggtgagacaaaaccgtgactcgtcagtgaagagcactttttgccagtccagcgatggtgggtttgtgcccataggcgacgttgttgccggtgatgtctggcgaggacctgcctttacaacaggcctacacgcCCTGTCCAGcttctctctcagcctattgcggacagtctgagcactgatggagggattgtgcgttcctgatgTAACTtggacagttgttgttgccatcctgtacctggtGTGATGTTCAGGTGAACCGATCCTGGGCAGGTgttgttatacgtggtctgccacttttagtcaattgggtacttttcccaccacggACGTTCATGTTGGCGCTCACCTTACccaagagaccatgtttgtattcggctttattaactcaaggaTTATggttacaaaaaaaaatgtattggctCAATAAACAATTATTTTATTTGTGTCTTGGCTAACTTTGAAGGTACAAAGCTGCCATTATAGACCAGGCTCTTGCAAGATCTGCTCAAATAACAGTCCACAACAAaacaaatttgacatttttattAGCCTTCACCTGGAGCATTTACAAGACATCTTGTGAGGGTTCACAAAATAATAATGAGACTAATTTATCAAGCTAGTGGGATGCCCTTTATCCAACCCTCCTCTATCGAGTCATAACAGACTCTTCCATCAGTGGATACAACCAGCTCACAACAGAGGACTAAAgcacagttggggggggggggggggggggtgtaggatATAATACAATGATCAgactggttccaccaggctagggatgaagaaagaggggaggaagatAATAGTATTGGTACATCCACAATGGTAAGAGACCATAAgacaacagagggagagagatgggatgatCAGATCTGCCACCACAGCAGTGATTGATTTATTCTTACAGACCAGAACCAGGCAAACGGCAGCAGCACCAAGTCGAAAGCAGGGCGGCAACTGCACCGGGCACTCACCGGGCACCGCAACACCCCCGCCAGCCACGGCACTGCCACCTCACCATCAGCACTGCATCGCACCTTAACAGCTAACCAGCAATACTCAACTGCTACACAACTGCGCCTAGTGCACAAAAGATGACACAAGAGGGGATTAAGTAAATGCATACCAGAGACAAAAAAAGTATCAACAATATACACCGAGTACagtaaacattaagaacacctgctctttccatgacagactgaccaggtgaaagtatGATCCCTCATTGGTGTCACTTGCTAAATaaacttcaaatcagtgtagaagaaggggaggagatgggttaaagaaggatttttaagcattgagacatggattgtgtatgtgtgccatacagaaggtgaatgggcaagatacaatatttaagtgcccttgaacagggtatgatagtaggtgccaggcacacaggtttgtgtcaagaactgcaaagctgctggggtTTTAATGCTCAACAgctcccgtgtgtatcaagaactggACAACTGTCTATATGGAGTctatatgggccagcatccctgcggaacgctttcaacaccatgTAGTCCCATgaaatgaggctgttctgaaggcaaagagggaggtgcaactcaatattaggaaggtgttcctaatgtttggtgtactcagtgtacATACATAAAAATAGAAAAAACGATCTGCACTCCTAGTTAGGTTAGCGAATTACgtaaaatgttacatttttttatacaATTTTGGCTTATATGGTTTCCTTCTACATGTTGCTGGTTTAGGGTAACTGCTAAATTCAACCAAAAGAAGAACAGCAGTAACTCAATACGGGAATCCTTCTGTAGAGAATTAGACTACTAAATAAGGGCTTCAATTAATTTTTAAAAAAGAGGGGGGGCTACTTCATAAAAGTTTAAATCAAATTAATATGCAACAAACCTGCACTAACAATGAGACAAAATACAGTTAACCTCAAAACATGTCCTTCACTCTAGTCAACGGCATTACACGCATTGGTAAATATATAGTAGTCTATTTCTGGGCAACTGAAACATTTTAGACCAAGTCACAACCTTTTGGTCAGTATTCTGTTAGGCGTAGAGAGGTGTCCACTGGCAGACTTAAGCTCTGGTTGACGTCCACAGAGAAGAAGTCTCAATCGTCTGACATCTGGAAAGAAAACAAGACAAGCTGCATTAGTGGAGGTCAAAGGGTAGGTTGCTAGCTTGACACAACTAGACAATCAACTGTTCTCAATCTAAAATCGGATACAAAACACCCccttttaaccattccattgagGGCTCGTCAGTTGTCCACGTTACTGGCATAGAACAGAGTTCCTAACAACGTGGGATGTCTTCTCACTACAAGGACCCCCCCACCCACAGCTACCACTCAATTGGTTCTTATTTTTACTCAGGCATTTATTGGACAACAAACCTTGGGGTCCTCCCTCCTGCACCAGTGACACCAGACACAGAGCGGTACAGCCAGCAGCATTCTGTCTGTGGTCCTGtgaacatacagtacctcaccAACTGACAGCACGGACCACCTCACCGCCAGTGACGACCTGCTCCATAGCAACCGCCATCGCCCCCCACCAACAGCCTCAGGCAGGTCGCGTCACAACACACTAACTGCTCTTACACTGCCCTCTGCCACACCCTCTCGGTTTGACAACAGGACACCGCAGCTTGGAGGAGAGAATTCCACATTTAGGTAAACGAATGTTTGATTTTAGCACCCCGCAATAAATATACCCGATCTCAAAAAAATGTTATAGGCCCTGGCACATTTGATAAATGTTGTAAACAATTTTGGCCAACTATACCCCTGACCTGCAGATAACATCCACCCCAAACCAATGTTAGCTGATGTGACTGTTTGGGGATAAAACATTGGCAGATACCCACACACTGTTGATTAGATCTGTGGGCACATTCAGTGTGCACTGCAGGTATCCATCTCTATTTCCTGACTTTACTTTGTGTCGCTTGCACGTTCTACACACAACTtaacatttgttttgtacactccttACATTTCCAGTTTCCTCTACAACACCAAGTAAAATTCCAGGGTCAGGATTCTGAAGTACTGACTGGTACACTGCAACTCTGGTTACTAAACACTAGTATTCAAAGGACTATTAAGGTTGCAGAACACTGTCCGACTGCATTTGAGTtgaacctgtcctgtcctaccaCAGAGTTCCTATAATTGTTCCTTACATAATTATGTGCCTTACATTCAGCAAACTATACTCAAACCATAGACAGACTAGTGCCCAGAAGCCAGTTTTAGCATGGGCAACACCATTGAGGAATTGTATCACTTTGTAGTCAACGGGGTGGGACTTCCTAAGGTTTAAGGATACCTCACCCcagttaagaatttgttcttaactgacttgcctagttaaataaaggtaaaataaaataaaacataattccatccaggtcagcAGCAAATTAATTATACTagtgagcaaacattccataactgcaggtggcagtaaatcaccaaccgttcagtttgtttaccaactcatagTAGAATAAAAATgtatggagatggcctcaatggagCTGCACATACTCTCACAGACGCCATAACAGGACAGACGCAACGCGGCATCCTATAACTATCTCTATGACTCAAACATATGTGGCTGTCTGATGGTCACCCCAATTCTCCCATGCCCTGTGTACCGTCTTACTGGGTCTGGCTTGGAACTGTTGTTACTAAGACTCGGTTTTGTTGTCATCGGGGGATTTGGGCATGCTCTTGGACCTCGACCTTGAGCCTCTGTTAGAAGCCGGGGTGCGGCTGCGGGACCTTGATCGGGATGGGGACTTGCTCTTGCGGGGTGTGCGGGACTTGGAACGGGATCTAGAGTAGGAACGAGACCGTGAGCGGCTGTAGTCACGGCCACGACTGCGGTTCCTGCTTCGGGAACGACTGTGTCTTCGCCGGCGGGGGCTGGCCGAACGACTGGGGAGGGTCAGAAGAAAATGTAATAATGTTTAGTTAGATAAAAATAACTGCAACTTGGTTCATACAAGTCTGTTTTTTATTGACTAATTAGATTTTGCGATGGCAGCTTGCAAACTCAACTGATAaagtagtagctagctaactagcccaAAGGCCGGCAAATGGCGATATCATGTTGCTTCATCTTACCATCCAATGGGAATTTATGTAATGTAAACtcacgtaaactcgtacatcacctttgtccgtacaattgcccttattttagcgccccaaaaacacaatacttccagatcaactgtaatgtctataccattgtaaagcacaatttctcccctgtccaacagaatcaattacatgacctaaacaaTGCCTGTTTtggcataattcaagcaggcaatgagccccgtctggtcttttttttaaatggcgagtggggaagcgaaactaatccttatcacctctaaaatgtaaataaaacactataaagaggttatataatgtgtcattacatacctatttgaaggtttgtgtcgaatttgaatcgggtttagggcggtgctaaagtgatcttagaagtaaacagcggctttgagaatgctgattgcatgcaatgatgacgcaaaaaatgactaggtatccccccttatcCCCGTCACTGtcaatttcttgtttttaaaggatgagagaaTTTGGTGGAGAGATTGTAAGAccgaaatagttgctttatgcgtagtgtacgttacgacatgacacgtctaGACGTAACAGagggcccccccccccaacttttctccaatactatagagccattaccaggTCGATCAACACTTGAATAGAAAACAAATTCAAACCCCCGATTTTGAAgacaacacagtcgctacagtcccattagttttctttgtagcctcgtttgaatgttgcggttgcgcacatttgtacggaatggggtgagtttaagTTAGCTGGCTATATCACCCGCTGTCTGTTTTTTACAGAACATTTTCCATTCAGGCCACAAAGAATTTAGCTCCTCTTTACCCGCCTTCTCGCCATTAAATAAATAGAGTTGAGGAAATCAACACatttgcagcctgaatggagaatATTTTATCTACAAAATAGGTCCACGGGGATGTGTATAGCCGCTGAATACATTGCCTTTGGATTGGTAAAATGAAATACCTCATTATCGCCATCAACTGGCCTATTTGCTACTAACTAGCTACGTTAACTATAAAAAGTTAAACTAGCTCGCTAAAGTAAATACCATTGCACATTTAGCTGAAATTGGCCAGTATATTGTAGTTACATCAAGATTACAATTGCTAGGTACACTTGGCTAGCTACAATGTTCTACTAAATTTAACTAAAACTGGAATCAGAGCTTACCTTCTGCTCCTGCGCCCGTAGCCTCCATGCCTCCTTGGGGGTCCACTGCCGCCTCGGCGCCCGAAGTGGGAGTCTGGTGGACGGCCATATCGCGCCATCTGCACTCGCAGTTCCCGCCCATCGAGCAAGGCACCGTCCATGGCGTCCATCGCGTCTTCAGCGTCGCGCTTATCGTGGAACCTCACAAAGGCGAAACCACGGCTCTCCTTAGTGTACCGATCGCGGGGGATGTACACGTCTCCCACCCGGCCATACTTCTCGAAAACTCGGCGTAGGGTCTCAGGCGAGGTCCGGTACGTGAGATTGTCCACTTTGAGCGAGGACATACCCTCGACATCGGGCGGAGGCCTTCCGTAGCTCATCTTTGCTCCTCAAAATGAGATAGCCAGACGAAGATTAAAATCGTTATTGTAGACtaaatttgtttttgttttgctgaTTTGTATGCTCAACTCACCCCTTTCTCTTAGCTGCTCGCACATGAAATGGCGGCTCAGGAGCTTCCTTTTTGTGTTGGCTGGTAGGCGGGTTAATAACTACTCCCTCTTGGAACTACAGCGCGCCGTAGCGGATTGGAGTGGCAGAACAGTTAGAATGCTAACTGACGGTGTCAAGATTAAAATAACAACAGAACCCACGTTTCCATCCAGTTTTTATGCCAGTAAAGCATAccatatttttaaaaaatcacgGCAGCTGTAATGGAAACAGTAcatttttgtgttggtaaaatgaATGATTCGAGAAATGGTAGTGGAACGCCTTATGCGAAAATACTTATATAATAACCaacatatcgaagtaaacttggagtctcACTATTATATGTTGCTGCATATAATTGTGAAAACTGTCTGGTTCGTGTAACTCTAGCTACAGTAGGTTTTCTTTCAATTGGCAAGAGATTTTCATGcgacaactacttcaaggtctcagagcgagtgacgtcaccgtcACCTATTAGTGCGCAGCCC includes:
- the LOC139381539 gene encoding uncharacterized protein isoform X2; translated protein: MELSFILPAILFTLFAIILVTALFSTNDTSTVSASGSAASKADHSGEGSLAQSGREDVKTGLAKSGPSVNLTEKQGTAAGLTLTDKSEEDSECRSVGKIMDPMAADRRTVEEEGLPAAEVRTHAAHEKKSGQRYSTSNPASAPVDIPGRDFGHLQFPEGGSLLCPFSYRQTGGATESPEYSNDMEVVEVPLKYVPGMLRTSQMEKMMTKEELEEEQRVQREQLAAIFQLLKENQETFGEVSEGDVEEQLRLYSI
- the LOC139381539 gene encoding uncharacterized protein isoform X1; translated protein: MELSFILPAILFTLFAIILVTALFSTNDTSTVSASGSAASKADHSGEGSLAQSGREDVKTGLAKSGPSVNLTEKQGTAAGLTLTDKSEEDSECRSVGKIMDPMAADRRTVEEEGLPAAEVRTHAAHEKKVKSGIMSGQRYSTSNPASAPVDIPGRDFGHLQFPEGGSLLCPFSYRQTGGATESPEYSNDMEVVEVPLKYVPGMLRTSQMEKMMTKEELEEEQRVQREQLAAIFQLLKENQETFGEVSEGDVEEQLRLYSI
- the LOC139381741 gene encoding serine and arginine rich splicing factor 2a, with translation MSYGRPPPDVEGMSSLKVDNLTYRTSPETLRRVFEKYGRVGDVYIPRDRYTKESRGFAFVRFHDKRDAEDAMDAMDGALLDGRELRVQMARYGRPPDSHFGRRGGSGPPRRHGGYGRRSRSRSASPRRRRHSRSRSRNRSRGRDYSRSRSRSYSRSRSKSRTPRKSKSPSRSRSRSRTPASNRGSRSRSKSMPKSPDDNKTES